The Primulina tabacum isolate GXHZ01 chromosome 16, ASM2559414v2, whole genome shotgun sequence genome window below encodes:
- the LOC142528307 gene encoding uncharacterized protein LOC142528307 encodes MSEMVAQKIWVNLQSQLSEEKYFSCKLSVHSKYQKVSEFILDCLNEQDMNFMVENTQFGNLIKYAADYNLSSQVLWFMVMRQVYATDDDEMWFVVNYRPVRFSRMEYALITGLDCSDNFPDEVVEVSDFCDRYFQGSDKVSVKEVEMNLKDLKNVDELLSIERVKMACLYFVCGVLWPIAPVKNPQVDKEIFSLIDDFDVFIKYPWGTIAFKGAVCDLKLDLKKKEVVLSKKAKNW; translated from the exons ATGTCGGAGATGGTTGCACAAAAGATTTGG gtTAATCTTCAATCTCAACTATCAGAGGAGAAGTATTTTAGTTGCAAGTTAAGTGTACATTCCAAATATCAAAAAGTCAGTGAATTTATATTAGATTGCTTGAATGAGCAGGACATGAACTTCATGGTTGAAAACACACAATTTGGAAATCTGATTAAGTATGCTGCGGATTATAATTTATCTAGTCAGGTTTTATGGTTTATGGTGATGAGACAAGTGTATGCAACAGACGATGATGAAATGTGGTTTGTTGTAAATTATAGACCAGTCAGGTTTTCTAGAATGGAGTATGCATTGATAACAGGGTTGGATTGTTctgataattttcctgatgaagtAGTAGAAGTTTCTGACTTTTGTGATAGATATTTTCAAGGTAGTGATAAAGTATCTGTGAAGGAAGTTGAAATGAATTTGAAGGATTTGAAAAATGTGGATGAGTTGTTGAGTATAGAGAGAGTGAAGATGGCTTGTTTATACTTCGTCTGTGGTGTACTATGGCCTATAGCTCCAGTTAAGAATCCTCAAGTTGATAAAGAGATTTTTAGCCTGAttgatgattttgatgtttttattaagtacCCTTGGGGTACAATAGCTTTCAAAGGAGCTGTTTGTGATTTGAAGcttgatttgaagaaaaaagaagtTGTGTTGAGCAAAAAAGCAAAAAACTGGTAA
- the LOC142529089 gene encoding mitochondrial import receptor subunit TOM5 homolog, whose amino-acid sequence MADGVLSVENIKAFWHSQVHDPEKRELNLKLLRAFGLFAGSIVLMRRYGDLMAI is encoded by the exons ATGGCGGATGGAGTGTTATCGGTGGAGAATATCAAAGCTTTTTGGCACTCTCAAGTCCATGACCCTGAGAAACGAGAGCTCAACTTG AAATTACTCCGTGCGTTTGGGCTCTTTGCTGGCTCCATTGTCTTGATGCGCCGGTATGGTGATTTGATGGCCATATGA